Genomic segment of Diabrotica undecimpunctata isolate CICGRU unplaced genomic scaffold, icDiaUnde3 ctg00002039.1, whole genome shotgun sequence:
GTAAAATATAGCAATCAAGTCCAACCATTCTGTACCTAAACATTCAAGGATTTAGCACACATAAAACACAGTTATCATGGATTGCAAGTCAGAAAAAGCCAATTATTATGTGTTTATCGGAGACCCATGTTACCTCAGATTTTGCATCAAATGAAATAGATATTGATGGCTACAACTCAGTTGTTGGTTTTTCTTCAAGTAGACGTACAGGAGGAACATCAATTTATATACAAAAAAGGTATCGttataaagaaattattaaaacgcgctatctcagagtggttaacaggaatacaaataaatatagaaaaccaGAAATATTACATCTATTGTCTGTACCATTCACCTAGTGCAAGTCATGCGGAATTTTTGGAGGAGTTGGATGCGTTTTTTAGATATCATTGAGATTGATGCTATCTTTGTGATATTGGTAGAGACTTTAATATAGATTTGGCAAGTATAAACTTTTACTCTATGAAATTAAatgatattattattaaaaatggtaCCTATCagctaataaacgaatacacaaggATTACAAAATCGACATCTACTAGGATTGACCTAGTACTTACAAATCAAAAAGAATTAGTTGCAAGGTGCTCCCAACTCCAAAGATTACAGATCACTCGATAATTGTAGCTGATCTGGGTAGAAACAATGAGACGACACTTACAAAAACCTATAGAAAGTACAATATAATGGATGTGACAAGATTTCAAATGAAACTTATGGATATGCAGTGGCCGTCAAGTTCCTCTATAGATGTAAGTAACAATGCTGATATTCTAATAACTAATGTATTGTCTGCACTCGATCAGTTTGCTCCAGAAAAGTCTATTAATATGAAGGATGTTTGGGGAAATAAATTATGGTGGAATGAAGACATTgcgaatgaaattaaaaaaaagagatcaatattacaaaaaggctatatttactaaaactgatACTGACTGGGATGAtttcaaacaacaaagaaatagaGTCGTAGCATTAATCAGAATtaccaaacaaaattattatcagGAAAAAATAGATGATTGTAAGAACGACCCAAAAAGAATGTGGAAAACATTAAAGGAGCTTGTAAACGGCAAAAAAAAACCATGAAGCTAAAAGTGAAATAATATTTGATGGTGGGGGGGTTACTGGTAAAGAGATAAGTgaaagatttaatatattttttctagaCAGTGTAAAAAAACATAGCAGATAGCATTATTTCAAACAAAACCCACCAAGAAATTTGTAGTTCAATAAATGTCGACTGCAAAatggaaaaaattcaaaatgttagaaatgaaagatttaaaaaaacaaatgaaagaaatgaaaaacaaagaaaGTAATGTTGATGGTATTACAGTTCAAATTTTAAAGAGTTCCTTTGAAGTAATAGGCGACAAAATTTTGCATATTATAAATGGTAGTCTAGAAAGTGGCGTATTCCCAAGTAAATGGAAGAGGAAGTCTGGTTGTACCAATTGAGAAGGTTCATGGAACTTTTAAAGTGTGAGGAATTTCGACCCATAAATATGGTACCACCATACGAAAAACTGCTGGAATTATGTGTAAATGATCAAATAGTGAGTACTTGGAAAGCAATAATGTGTTAACTAAATTCCAAGCAGGGTTTAGGagaggaaattcctgtgagagtGCAATGCAGACGGTTTTGTTTGACTGGAAGGGTGCGCTGGAGTGCGGGGAAAATGATTGGTGTGGTTTTCTTAGACTTTAAACGTGCATTTGAAACCATAAACAGGACAACTGCTATTGAGAAAGATGGAAAGGTATGGCTTTGGTGAAAAAATTATAAAGTGGTTTCAAGAATATTTGACTGATAGAACACAAGTGACAAAATATGGTGCCATTTAATCGGCTCAGACATCTCTGTATGGTGTGCCACAGGGAACTGTGTTAGGTCCTACTCTTTTCATACTGTATATAAATGATATTGTTGATGTTGTTAAAAAGTGTAAGGTACAGTTGTTTGCCGATGATACTGTGATATATGCAATAGGGGATAAGGTAGATGAAATAATCGATATAATAAATGAAGAGATATGTAATATATTAAAATGGCTCGATAATAATTCCTTAAGTcttaatgtaaataaaacaaaaatgatgcttataaagaataaaaattttatattaaataacataataaaagatgtaaaaattaataatattgcttTGGAGAGAGTGGTTCAGTATAAGTATTTTGGGATGTATTATAGATGAAAATTTAAgttttgttgaacattttaagtttgttacaaacaaaatagcaaaaaaaatctATGCATTGGGAAGAAATGTCAAAAAATTTAAGTTGCTGGTCTAGGTTGACCATATATAAATCGATTATTGCTCCCCATCTCTATTTTTGCTCTACATTGCTGTTTTTAATGAATGCTTCTCAAATGAATGTACtgcagaaaaaacaaaataaagcctTAAGGATAATATTAGGATGTAGTGTATACACTAGTAGAACTGACATGCTAACAATGGcaaatgttttaagtgtaagacAGACAATTGTATGTAATAGtatgatttttgtttataaaatgttaaatggTCTGATACCTGTGCATTTGTGTAATAATTGTACCTTTGTTCGAGATGTACATGAACACAACACACGTTCTAGAAATAACTTTTATCTGAATAGGATCAACACTAATTTTGGTCAGAACAATCTTTTTTATAGGGGATTAAAGCAATACAATGAATTACCGGAAAACATTAAGGCTTCTGGAAACTTagctcaatttaaaaatttatgtaagATATATGTTAAGCAAAGCATTGTGATTTAATTTTAAGGGTATAAATTGatgtatttatatgtatatttttctaGCCATGTGCTATTAAtcaagattattattattattattattattaataccgACAAAACACATCCCAGTCGAATTCCTCTCCGGATATACTTAAACAATGTATTTATGTGATAGTTAGCTGCTGTCTTCCTTTTTATTTCGTCTTCCCACGATTGTTTCTCAcgaacatgtatatatatatatatatatatacatatatatatatatacatatatatatatatatatatatatatatatatatatatatatatatatataccagtaTTGCCTTTTGTCCTACAGGACAAAAGGACAAGAGGTGCTGAAACTTTTTTTTTGACATATCTAAATTCAATATTCTTACTCTGGAAATTGTGTtcaagacattttaaaaattaaaattaaaataatgagGTTATGCAATTGTTTGTTTCTCCTTCAGTACCTGGCATATTTCTTAGTCTCTTGTATTTAGTGATCTGATGTTTTTCGATGATTTTTTCCTGGTCCTTGTCATTCCATCAGTCCGAGGCTTCATATTAGTTATataagtaattattattttatttacaagtaGTCTGCTAATTCAAGTTTTCTTTAAAGGATATAATGAAATGATTGTctatattatttctttgttttatatttatgtttatattttcagATTCATATTTCTCCTACTGGGTCCCAAACTGCCAAACATCGATTACCACGAAGTCGGTCGATCCATATCAACCTTAATGGCCAATCAGCAATTCCACAATATAGCTTACAAAGCggaaaatagaaaagaattatTATCAGCAATAAACGAATTCCTAGACGACAGTATTGTGTTGCCTCCCGGCGACTGGGAGCGACAGGCTTTGCTGCCTATCGAAGAGATCAAGGCCAAAAGTGAAGCAATCAAGAGACGAAAGGAAAACGCGTTGAGGAAGGCTCAAGAAGCTCAAGGGATTATAGTGAAGCCTTTGTTATCTCAAGGTAAGTTGTATGTAGGTTTCTGATACCAAATAGGCGtctggtttttttttaatgtgagtctTGGAGTTTCTTATCTGGAGCGATTCGGCCATTAAGTCAATCCATAATTTAAATTCAGAATATACCATTGGTCTTTCTGTAGCAACGCCCGGAGGTTGGCTGTGGTATTACCTCACCTAAAGAATGGACCATTGAGCAATGAGATTGGAAACCACAGAAGACCAATCTCTTGCTGTTCTTTTAATTAGTGAAGTATTCGGTACTCATATGAATATTTTCTAAGACATCGAGGTATGCGTTGTTCACTTCTTCGTTCCATGTACCTATCTAATGCTCATCGATTGTGAAATTGTTTCTAGGATTGTTAACTGTTCTTGTTTTCGGGATCTCAGCCGCAGTTAACACTGGTTGAGCTGATCGATGTCGGTATTTATTGGCAGTGATGGATTATTTTGATATTTCTGACATTAGATTTAAGCGCAGCTAACCGTCGTGTTTTGGATGGTGCAATGTTGCTTAAAACCGGAAGCCATTGAGTTGGCTTACTCTTTATGGTCCCCGTAATATATCTCATGGTTTGTTTTAATTGTACAGCTAGAACGTTAGTGTGGTGACTATTTAGTccgactggagcacaatattcgaCTGTTAAATAGACTAATGCAAGAGCTCTTGGCCTGATTGTGTCTGCATTGGCTTCCCAAGAAGTGTTTGCAAGCGTATGAATGCTGTTACGAGTTTTTACTTTAGGTGCAGGTATGTAAGTGTTGCTTGAAATTTAAAATGCGATCTAGTATTACACCAAGATATTTTGGGTttgattatgttttataataactCCTTCGCTTTCTATGTTTAGAGTCTGTGGTTTACTTCGTGGCTATTTAAATGGAAAGCAGTAACTTCTATCTTTGTAGGATTTGGTGGAAGACCCCATTtttcaaaatatgtattttgtgAAGGTATAAATTAGTATGAAAATAGAATATACCTATTAGTTACATTGTCTGATATTGTGTTTTGTTTTCAGATGGCGATAAAAAGCCCCCATTTGACGACCCCTTGGAGCGCACCTGCCGTCCGTGGGGAGGCCTAATCAGAGACTTAAAGCGTCGTTATCCGTTCTACAAAAGCGACATCGTCGACGGTCTAAACTCTCAATGCGTGGCAGCGGCCATCTTCATGTACTTCGCCGCCGTATCAGGTGCTATATAGCGTTTGGCGGCCTCACGGGTGACAAAACAGAAAATCTTATCGGCATATCAGAAACCCTTTTATGCACCAGCATCGGAGGGATAATTTTCGCTCTCACCTCAGCCCAGCCTATTCTTATAGTCGGCACTACAGGAGCTCTCTTACTCTTTGACGAAAGTTTGTTCGAATTTTGTAAATCCATGAACATTCCATTTTTAACCGACGAGGGTATTTATCGGACTTTGGCTGGGAGTTCTCGGCGTGCTAATAGCATCGTTCGAAGGCAGCGTTTTGGTAAAATTATTTACTAGATTTACAGAAGACATTTTCTCAACGCTCATAGTATTACTATATATAATGGAAAGTATGATGAACCTGTTCGCCGCATACGGTAAACATCCTTTATTACCTGATTATTGTATGAACGCGGTGACTTTTCCATTGGGGCAAAACGATACGTTCATCGGTGATAATAGTACTGACGTCAGTGTGGACGTGGTTAAAATTCCAATGAAAGATGCTCACGGGAACCCCATAAATCAACCAAATACGGCCTTGTTTTGTACTGTTCTGACGATAGGAACTTTCGCAATAGCTTATTACTTGAGGATGTTTAGAAACAGTCAATTCTTAGGACGAAGTGTAAGTAATCAACACGACAATATACAAATAATGTAGTGACTTAAATGTATTAGAGCTTTATCAAACGCATGTAGTTTTAAATAGTAAAAAAGTATATTGAACGCCCCAAATATACAAACTAAAAATACTTGGGTATTCATTTATCGTGATAACTTTCTTTGCCTAGATTTTCATAAAAAGTTTGGTTTACTAActatatttctttataaatttccATTTCAAAAGAATCAGACACTTCCACGCTGCGACGTGAAAGATCTTTTATGTATATCCTACATCTATGTTTCAGTCCAAAGATCAAGCTTTTAACGTAGTCTATACTAGACTTCTATTCGTGTTACAAACATAATATTTCTGTAAAATTGGTGATTACACTGTGTATAGTTTTATGAAGATCTAACTGTATTTTTTCATAGCTTATAACTTTTCATAACTTTCCACTTGCCTTTGACCTGAACTATGATCGCAGTGGACTGCACTGCACACATTTGCTTCttccattttaatttttccattttttggtacaTCGCAGAATGATTCTAGTTCTAGAAAAGGATATCTGGCTCCTTCTTCAGCAATACCACCAGCAAACTCGTTATCAGCAATTCATTTGAGCTCTGGTACTCATAACAATATCAAACTAGTCCAACTTGAATCTAGGCGTATCAAAACTAGCATAATCAAGTATACGTTTCCACAGCCGACAAACTAGAATTTATAATAGAAGAGTAGTCGATTGTTCGAGTACGAGCATCGTGGCATTAGTAGTAGGTATACATTTATATGTGAAGTATTCTTTGACGCCATTAATCTCTGTTTGCAACCGTTTGAATGCAATCATACATAGATCTGCCTACTATTTGTGATATTTGATCAGCACAGTGTTTTGAGTGATCTTCCTCTGGTCCTGTTTAGGCCTAATGTTACTTTTGCCCAGATACTACAATTTGC
This window contains:
- the LOC140431809 gene encoding LOW QUALITY PROTEIN: anion exchange protein 3-like (The sequence of the model RefSeq protein was modified relative to this genomic sequence to represent the inferred CDS: deleted 3 bases in 2 codons); amino-acid sequence: NLSEAEKRKVSFSIDGSIKNGDPSHDALLKSNDKQQTIIDMKDDAYPFNTSNDDIRKAHNDAILKKIPIGAQGSTVLVGEVDFLEQPAIAFIRLAEGIVIPSLIEVDIPVRFIFLLLGPKLPNIDYHEVGRSISTLMANQQFHNIAYKAENRKELLSAINEFLDDSIVLPPGDWERQALLPIEEIKAKSEAIKRRKENALRKAQEAQGIIVKPLLSQDGDKKPPFDDPLERTCRPWGGLIRDLKRRYPFYKSDIVDGLNSQCVAAAIFMYFAAVSGAIAFGGLTGDKTENLIGISETLLCTSIGGIIFALTSAQPILIVGTTGALLLFDESLFEFCKSMNIPFLTTRVFIGLWLGVLGVLIASFEGSVLVKLFTRFTEDIFSTLIVLLYIMESMMNLFAAYGKHPLLPDYCMNAVTFPLGQNDTFIGDNSTDVSVDVVKIPMKDAHGNPINQPNTALFCTVLTIGTFAIAYYLRMFRNSQFLGRSARRALGDFGVPIAIVIMVSVDYVIPATYTEKLNVPIGGLKPSSAELRGWFIPPSGIPVWIMFASIVPAMLVYILLFMETQISELIISKPERKLKKGTGLHLDIVIICLINILCGFLGFPWMCVAAVRSIVHTSALTVMSRTHAPGEKPHLIEVKEQRMSALFVALFI